From Pungitius pungitius chromosome 9, fPunPun2.1, whole genome shotgun sequence, one genomic window encodes:
- the LOC119217659 gene encoding protein CutA homolog: MVLTISTTDQHHAVRRQLVVYHAASHQLYNICKRKKKKKKNCDWILRQFPKHRLVYGRGVCSLSITGCEKTALLSVLALPLLRAVGPRAVSMASETYAAGTHSAAFVTCPNEAVAKDLARAIVEKKLAACVNIVPAITSVYEWQGKIEEDTEVLLMIKTRSSKVPALAEYVRSNHPYEVAEVISLPIDQGNPPYLKWIGQVVPE; encoded by the exons ATGGTGCTAACCATCAGCACCACCGATCAGCACCACGCCGTCAGGAGGCAG TTGGTGGTGTACCACGCTGCTTCCCATCAGCTGTATAACATCtgtaagaggaagaagaagaagaagaagaattgtgATTGGATTTTACGGCAGTTTCCCAAACACCGTCTCGTTTACGGCAGAGGGGTCTGTTCGCTGAGCATTACCGGCTGTGAGAAG ACGGCGCTCCTGAGCGTGTTGGCGCTCCCGCTGCTGAGGGCCGTTGGACCGAGGGCCGTCTCCATGGCGTCTGAGACGTACGCGGCGGGCACTCACTCCGCCGCCTTCGTCACCTGCCCCAACGAGGCCGTGGCCAAAGACCTGGCCAG GGCCATCGTGGAAAAGAAGCTGGCCGCCTGCGTCAACATCGTCCCCGCCATCACGTCCGT ATACGAGTGGCAGGGTAAGATCGAGGAGGACACCGAGGTGCTGCTG ATGATCAAAACCAGAAGCTCCAAGGTTCCCGCTCTGGCTGAATACGTGCG gTCCAACCATCCCTACGAGGTGGCCGAGGTCATCAGCCTGCCCATCGACCAGGGGAACCCGCCCTACCTCAAGTGGATTGGACAAGTCGTCCCCGAGTGA
- the LOC119218022 gene encoding voltage-dependent calcium channel gamma-2 subunit-like isoform X2, protein MGVFDRGVQMLLTTVGAFAAFSLMTIAVGTDYWLYSRGVCKVKSTNENETSKKNEEVMTHSGLWRTCCLEGAVRASSIFPIMSVILLFMGGLCIAASEFYKSRHNIILSAGILFVSAGLSNIIGIIVYISANAGDPSKSDSKKNSYSYGWSFYFGALSFIMAEMVGVLAVHMFIDRHRELRVGARAADYLQGAAITRIPSYRYRRRSRSSSRSTDPSHSREASPVGLKAFGALPSTELSMYTLPKGQTGPPTAPYDSTERDLNFLQVHNSIQKDLKDNSANRRTTPV, encoded by the exons ATGGGGGTGTTTGACCGCGGAGTTCAGATGCTGCTGACCACGGTGGGGGCCTTCGCCGCCTTCAGCCTCATGACCATCGCCGTGGGGACGGACTACTGGCTGTACTCGCGCGGCGTCTGCAAGGTGAAGAGCACCAACGAGAACGAGACCAGCAAGAAGAACGAGGAGGTGATGACGCACTCGGGCCTCTGGAGGACCTGCTGCCTGGAAG gcgCTGTCCGAGCCTCCAGTATCTTCCCCATCATGAGTGTGATCCTGCTCTTCATGGGGGGGCTGTGCATCGCGGCCAGCGAGTTCTACAAGTCACGCCACAACATCATCCTCAGCGCCGGCATCCTCTTCGTCTCCGCAG GCCTCAGCAACATCATCGGGATCATCGTGTACATCTCGGCCAACGCCGGCGACCCTTCCAAGAGCGACTCCAAGAAGAACAGCTACTCCTACGGCTGGTCCTTCTACTTCGGCGCCCTGTCCTTCATCATGGCCGAGATGGTGGGCGTGCTGGCCGTGCACATGTTCATCGACCGCCACCGGGAGCTGCGCGTAGGGGCGCGGGCCGCCGACTACCTGCAGGGGGCGGCCATCACGCGCATCCCCAGCTACCGCTACCGCCGCCGCTCACGCTCCTCGTCCCGCTCCACCGACCCCTCGCACTCCCGCGAGGCCTCGCCGGTGGGCCTGAAGGCCTTCGGGGCGCTGCCCTCCACCGAGCTGTCCATGTACACGCTGCCCAAGGGCCAGACGGGCCCCCCCACGGCCCCCTACGACTCCACGGAGAGGGACCTCAACTTCCTGCAGGTCCACAACTCCATCCAGAAGGACCTGAAGGACAACAGCGCCAACCGGCGCACCACGCCCGTATGA
- the LOC119218022 gene encoding voltage-dependent calcium channel gamma-2 subunit-like isoform X1, with product MGVFDRGVQMLLTTVGAFAAFSLMTIAVGTDYWLYSRGVCKVKSTNENETSKKNEEVMTHSGLWRTCCLEGSFKGMCKQIDHFPEDADYVADASEYFLRAVRASSIFPIMSVILLFMGGLCIAASEFYKSRHNIILSAGILFVSAGLSNIIGIIVYISANAGDPSKSDSKKNSYSYGWSFYFGALSFIMAEMVGVLAVHMFIDRHRELRVGARAADYLQGAAITRIPSYRYRRRSRSSSRSTDPSHSREASPVGLKAFGALPSTELSMYTLPKGQTGPPTAPYDSTERDLNFLQVHNSIQKDLKDNSANRRTTPV from the exons ATGGGGGTGTTTGACCGCGGAGTTCAGATGCTGCTGACCACGGTGGGGGCCTTCGCCGCCTTCAGCCTCATGACCATCGCCGTGGGGACGGACTACTGGCTGTACTCGCGCGGCGTCTGCAAGGTGAAGAGCACCAACGAGAACGAGACCAGCAAGAAGAACGAGGAGGTGATGACGCACTCGGGCCTCTGGAGGACCTGCTGCCTGGAAG GTTCTTTTAAAGGCATGTGCAAGCAGATAGATCACTTTCCTGAGGATGCCGACTATGTGGCCGATGCTTCCGAGTACTTCCTAC gcgCTGTCCGAGCCTCCAGTATCTTCCCCATCATGAGTGTGATCCTGCTCTTCATGGGGGGGCTGTGCATCGCGGCCAGCGAGTTCTACAAGTCACGCCACAACATCATCCTCAGCGCCGGCATCCTCTTCGTCTCCGCAG GCCTCAGCAACATCATCGGGATCATCGTGTACATCTCGGCCAACGCCGGCGACCCTTCCAAGAGCGACTCCAAGAAGAACAGCTACTCCTACGGCTGGTCCTTCTACTTCGGCGCCCTGTCCTTCATCATGGCCGAGATGGTGGGCGTGCTGGCCGTGCACATGTTCATCGACCGCCACCGGGAGCTGCGCGTAGGGGCGCGGGCCGCCGACTACCTGCAGGGGGCGGCCATCACGCGCATCCCCAGCTACCGCTACCGCCGCCGCTCACGCTCCTCGTCCCGCTCCACCGACCCCTCGCACTCCCGCGAGGCCTCGCCGGTGGGCCTGAAGGCCTTCGGGGCGCTGCCCTCCACCGAGCTGTCCATGTACACGCTGCCCAAGGGCCAGACGGGCCCCCCCACGGCCCCCTACGACTCCACGGAGAGGGACCTCAACTTCCTGCAGGTCCACAACTCCATCCAGAAGGACCTGAAGGACAACAGCGCCAACCGGCGCACCACGCCCGTATGA